The Patescibacteria group bacterium genome window below encodes:
- a CDS encoding transporter: protein MNSILGAFLIGIGLSVITVFADALIKHASLQNAFSGWRTLILGAIIYGLTAFGWFFTMRKIKLSTLGVLYAVSCVILLTLISMFYFKERISPWEISAIILAIFSLIILFRFA, encoded by the coding sequence ATGAATTCGATCTTGGGCGCGTTTTTGATCGGTATCGGGTTGAGCGTGATAACGGTTTTTGCCGATGCCTTGATAAAACATGCCTCGCTGCAAAATGCTTTTTCCGGGTGGCGAACGCTGATTTTGGGCGCGATTATCTATGGCTTAACCGCTTTCGGCTGGTTTTTTACCATGCGGAAAATAAAACTTTCCACGCTCGGAGTTTTATACGCGGTTAGTTGCGTCATTTTGCTGACTTTAATAAGTATGTTTTATTTTAAAGAAAGAATATCTCCTTGGGAAATTAGCGCTATAATTTTGGCGATTTTTTCTCTGATCATCCTTTTCCGTTTTGCTTAA
- a CDS encoding MBL fold metallo-hydrolase, with amino-acid sequence MMISYLGQSCFKLQDKLGPEGVTLVTDPFDKELGLKVPNFEADIVTVSHQHHNHNNAAALRGNPFIIDTPGEYDIKNVMVQGIKTWHDAKGGAERGENIVYRIEMDDLTIVHLGDLGHILTDEQLEQLDDVDILFIPVGGKVTLDAKAAVEVIGQLEPRIVIPMHYKLSGAKADLDAVEKFIKELGVQPRKEEKLKVAKKDLPVEGMELVVLDVIM; translated from the coding sequence ATGATGATAAGTTATTTAGGACAATCGTGTTTCAAACTTCAGGACAAGCTCGGACCGGAAGGCGTGACCTTGGTCACCGATCCGTTTGATAAAGAGCTGGGTTTAAAAGTCCCGAATTTTGAAGCTGATATCGTAACCGTGAGCCATCAGCATCACAATCATAATAATGCCGCGGCTTTGCGCGGCAATCCTTTTATCATCGACACGCCCGGAGAATATGATATTAAAAACGTCATGGTGCAGGGCATTAAAACCTGGCATGATGCCAAGGGCGGCGCCGAGCGCGGCGAGAATATTGTTTATCGGATTGAGATGGATGATTTGACCATCGTGCACTTGGGCGACCTCGGCCATATATTAACCGATGAACAATTGGAACAGTTGGACGACGTCGATATTTTGTTTATTCCGGTCGGCGGAAAAGTTACGTTGGATGCCAAAGCGGCCGTGGAAGTTATCGGCCAGCTTGAACCGCGGATCGTCATTCCGATGCATTATAAATTATCCGGCGCCAAGGCCGATCTTGATGCAGTGGAAAAATTCATCAAAGAACTGGGAGTCCAGCCCCGCAAGGAAGAAAAATTGAAAGTCGCCAAGAAAGATCTGCCGGTTGAGGGGATGGAGCTTGTTGTTTTGGATGTGATAATGTAA
- a CDS encoding KH domain-containing protein: MADQDKAFLEMIVKSIVGKPDAVQVDRTVDEMGVLLTLKVDPTDMGYVIGRKGQTAQAIRTLLKIVGAKNNARVNLKIFDPEGGNRPRRMESSSSSEVDTSAVDDLKI; the protein is encoded by the coding sequence ATGGCAGACCAAGACAAGGCGTTCTTAGAAATGATTGTCAAGTCCATCGTGGGCAAGCCAGACGCTGTCCAAGTTGACCGCACAGTCGACGAAATGGGAGTCCTCTTAACTCTCAAGGTTGATCCGACCGACATGGGTTATGTCATCGGCCGCAAGGGCCAGACCGCTCAAGCGATCAGAACTCTCTTGAAGATTGTTGGCGCGAAGAACAACGCCAGAGTCAACTTGAAGATCTTTGATCCGGAAGGCGGCAACCGCCCGCGCCGGATGGAATCTTCTTCCTCTTCCGAGGTTGATACCTCCGCTGTCGATGATTTGAAGATCTAA
- a CDS encoding GerMN domain-containing protein, producing the protein MKHFLIFGGAFLLILILAVGTVRFLSGPEDTWLCQNGAWVKHGVPANLPTGICLSKETGGVVQTSTTTAPNLPTADNVAAEITISSPASNGIVSSPLSIAGEARGNWYFEAVFPIKLIGENGQVIAQGQATAQADWMSPDFVPFKAELKFDPGTSTIGMLVFANDNPSGLPQNEKQFGVPIRFSNVQKIPVKIYFGNTQLDSGSTDCSLVYPVERLITKTPAVARTALEQLLSGTNSAEKIQGYFSSINPGVSINSITIENGTAKVDFDAEMQKQLGGSCRVTGIRSQITQTLEQFPTVKEVIISVDGNVEEALQP; encoded by the coding sequence ATGAAACATTTTTTAATTTTCGGAGGAGCTTTTTTATTGATTTTAATTTTAGCGGTAGGCACTGTCAGGTTTCTTTCCGGGCCGGAGGATACTTGGCTTTGTCAGAACGGCGCTTGGGTCAAACATGGTGTTCCGGCCAATCTTCCGACTGGCATCTGTTTGTCAAAGGAAACCGGCGGTGTGGTCCAAACCAGCACGACGACCGCGCCTAATCTGCCGACCGCCGATAATGTGGCCGCGGAAATAACCATCAGTTCCCCCGCTTCGAACGGGATCGTTTCCAGCCCGCTCTCGATTGCCGGCGAGGCCAGGGGAAATTGGTATTTTGAAGCTGTTTTTCCGATCAAATTGATCGGCGAAAACGGCCAGGTGATCGCCCAAGGGCAGGCAACCGCCCAAGCGGATTGGATGAGTCCGGACTTTGTGCCGTTTAAGGCCGAGCTGAAATTCGATCCGGGAACTTCGACGATCGGCATGCTGGTTTTTGCCAATGATAACCCGAGCGGGTTGCCGCAGAATGAAAAACAATTCGGCGTTCCAATCCGTTTCAGTAACGTCCAAAAAATTCCCGTCAAGATATATTTTGGCAATACGCAGCTGGACAGCGGCTCAACCGATTGCAGCCTGGTTTATCCGGTTGAACGTTTGATCACCAAAACTCCGGCCGTGGCCCGCACCGCTTTGGAGCAACTGCTGTCGGGAACTAACAGCGCGGAAAAAATCCAGGGATATTTTTCTTCGATCAACCCGGGAGTAAGCATCAATTCGATCACCATCGAGAACGGCACGGCTAAAGTTGATTTTGACGCCGAAATGCAAAAGCAGCTGGGCGGTTCTTGCCGTGTCACCGGCATCCGTTCCCAAATCACCCAAACCCTGGAACAGTTTCCCACCGTCAAGGAGGTGATAATTTCCGTTGACGGCAACGTCGAAGAAGCGTTGCAGCCGTAG
- the gyrA gene encoding DNA gyrase subunit A — MPKNKKPAKLSSVRPGRTTADKPASAKATADKGGKKHKVERKEEKEKKVDKKSIAIPVGEVAADKAEKKQPKLENPVSAKAMGDKPEDKGEMVGLQPKSGMGQSRTMYGLVQTQPIVEEMSRSYLDYAMSVIVSRALPDVRDGLKPVHRKILYAMWDIGLRAGGKFRKSATVVGEVLGKYHPHGDSAAYESMVRMAQDFSMRYPLVKGQGNFGSMDGDSAAAMRYTEAKLSAISEEMLFDIDKNTVDFIPTYDGSHLEPSVLPSKLPNLLLNGTMGIAVGMSTEIPPHNLRELSDAIAYLIEKPDATVEDLCQFVKGPDFPTGGIIYNQKDIESAYGTGKGGIVMRGVAEIEEMKGDKFQIVISEIPYQVNKATLVEKIAELVTEKKIDGIRDLRDESDREKSVRIVIELKKDAYPKKVLNALFKMTALQSTFHVNMLALVDGIQPKVLNLKSILEEYIKHREVVVRRRTQYDLDKAKDRAHILEGLVIALENIDAVIKTIKASRDKDDAKINLIKKFKLTERQAIAILEMKLQQLANLERLRVEEELKEKKKLIAELEAILRSKTKILSIVKTELKELADKYGDERRTQVVARGVKDFSIEDLVPNEEAIVMMTRDGYIKRLPPDTFKQQERGGKGVIGLSTKEEDTVEFMFTTMTHTDLLFFTTKGRVFQLKAYEIPVASRTAKGTPIVNFLQLLSEEKITSTLPLDKIVGAEYLFFATEQGLVKKVKLEAFANVRRSGLIAIKIKGEDKLIWAKPTSGTDDIQLITSEGQSIRFAEDDVREMGRNAAGVRGIRLKGKDVMVGMGVISTDKERVKKYQLISIMANGFGKRSPLSLYKVQGRGGSGIRTAHVTDKTGKLTNAFVVNAETMADRDLIIISEKGQVIRLPFKQVNELGRDTQGVRVMRFKEEGDKVACVTWA; from the coding sequence ATGCCGAAAAACAAGAAACCCGCGAAATTATCTTCCGTCCGCCCTGGGCGGACTACGGCGGACAAGCCCGCCTCCGCCAAGGCTACGGCGGACAAGGGCGGAAAAAAGCATAAAGTCGAGAGAAAAGAGGAGAAAGAAAAGAAAGTGGATAAAAAATCCATAGCTATTCCTGTTGGCGAAGTTGCGGCCGATAAAGCGGAGAAGAAGCAGCCTAAGCTGGAAAATCCCGTTTCCGCCAAGGCTATGGGGGACAAGCCGGAGGACAAGGGCGAGATGGTCGGGCTGCAGCCTAAATCCGGCATGGGACAATCACGGACCATGTATGGCTTGGTGCAAACCCAGCCGATCGTCGAAGAAATGAGCCGGTCATATTTGGATTACGCGATGAGCGTAATTGTTTCGCGCGCCTTGCCTGACGTCCGCGACGGCTTGAAACCGGTGCACCGCAAGATTTTATACGCGATGTGGGATATCGGCTTGCGCGCCGGCGGTAAATTTAGAAAATCAGCTACGGTCGTCGGCGAGGTCTTGGGCAAATATCATCCGCACGGCGACAGCGCCGCTTATGAATCGATGGTCCGCATGGCGCAGGATTTTTCCATGCGCTATCCGCTCGTCAAAGGCCAGGGAAACTTCGGTTCGATGGACGGCGATTCGGCCGCGGCCATGCGTTATACCGAAGCCAAGCTCTCGGCGATTTCCGAGGAGATGCTTTTTGATATTGATAAAAATACTGTTGATTTCATACCGACTTATGATGGTTCGCATCTTGAGCCGAGCGTTCTGCCATCCAAATTACCCAATCTTTTATTGAACGGCACCATGGGCATCGCCGTCGGCATGTCCACGGAAATCCCGCCGCATAATTTGCGCGAACTTTCCGACGCCATCGCTTATCTGATCGAAAAACCGGATGCGACAGTCGAAGATCTCTGCCAATTCGTCAAAGGCCCGGATTTCCCGACCGGCGGAATTATTTATAATCAGAAAGATATCGAATCGGCTTACGGGACGGGCAAAGGCGGGATCGTGATGCGCGGCGTGGCCGAGATCGAAGAAATGAAAGGCGACAAATTTCAGATCGTCATTTCCGAAATACCCTATCAGGTTAATAAGGCGACTTTAGTGGAAAAGATCGCCGAGTTAGTGACAGAGAAAAAGATCGATGGCATCCGCGATTTGCGCGACGAATCCGACCGCGAGAAAAGCGTGCGCATCGTGATTGAATTAAAGAAAGATGCTTATCCGAAAAAAGTTTTGAACGCCTTGTTCAAGATGACCGCCCTGCAATCAACCTTTCATGTCAATATGCTCGCCTTGGTCGACGGCATCCAGCCCAAGGTTTTGAATTTGAAATCGATTTTGGAAGAATATATCAAGCATCGCGAAGTGGTGGTCAGGCGCCGGACGCAATATGATCTGGATAAAGCCAAGGATCGCGCCCATATTTTGGAAGGCTTGGTGATCGCTTTGGAAAATATCGATGCCGTCATCAAGACGATCAAAGCTTCCCGCGACAAGGATGACGCGAAAATAAATCTGATCAAGAAATTCAAGCTGACCGAACGGCAGGCGATCGCCATTTTGGAAATGAAACTCCAGCAATTGGCCAATCTGGAAAGATTGCGCGTCGAGGAAGAACTGAAAGAAAAGAAAAAATTGATCGCCGAATTGGAAGCGATCTTAAGATCAAAAACTAAAATATTAAGCATCGTCAAAACGGAATTGAAAGAATTGGCTGATAAATACGGCGATGAGCGCCGCACCCAAGTCGTCGCCCGCGGCGTTAAGGATTTTAGCATTGAAGATCTGGTGCCGAACGAAGAGGCGATCGTGATGATGACCCGCGATGGCTATATCAAGCGCCTGCCGCCTGATACGTTCAAACAGCAGGAACGCGGCGGCAAAGGCGTGATCGGCTTATCGACCAAGGAAGAAGATACGGTGGAATTCATGTTCACCACCATGACTCATACTGATCTGCTATTTTTTACTACCAAGGGGCGTGTTTTCCAATTAAAGGCTTATGAGATTCCCGTGGCCTCTAGAACGGCCAAGGGCACGCCGATCGTTAACTTCCTTCAATTATTGTCCGAAGAAAAAATAACTTCCACTTTGCCTTTGGACAAGATCGTCGGCGCGGAATATTTATTCTTTGCCACCGAGCAAGGCTTGGTGAAAAAAGTCAAGCTGGAAGCTTTTGCCAATGTCCGCCGCTCCGGATTGATCGCCATTAAAATAAAAGGCGAAGATAAATTGATCTGGGCCAAGCCGACTTCTGGCACTGACGATATCCAATTGATCACTTCCGAAGGCCAGTCGATCCGTTTTGCCGAAGATGATGTTAGAGAAATGGGCCGCAATGCCGCTGGCGTCCGCGGCATCCGCCTCAAGGGCAAGGATGTGATGGTCGGCATGGGCGTAATTTCCACTGATAAAGAAAGAGTGAAAAAATATCAATTGATCAGCATTATGGCCAACGGTTTTGGCAAGCGCTCGCCGCTTTCTCTCTATAAAGTTCAGGGCCGCGGCGGTTCAGGCATCCGCACCGCGCATGTCACTGACAAGACCGGCAAATTAACCAACGCTTTCGTAGTCAATGCCGAAACTATGGCTGACCGCGACCTCATTATTATTTCTGAAAAAGGCCAGGTGATCCGTCTGCCGTTCAAGCAGGTTAACGAACTCGGCCGCGACACCCAGGGCGTCCGGGTGATGCGCTTCAAGGAAGAGGGCGACAAGGTCGCCTGCGTAACCTGGGCCTAG
- the rpsP gene encoding 30S ribosomal protein S16, translating to MLVIRLARIGTKNKPNYRIIITEKGRDNYGNVLENLGTYNTSTKALKLEEAKVKAWISKGAQLSATLNNLFIDKGIIKGEKMKSRRMNTEKLVKARADKDVAAKKKIEDDKAAAEAAKAAEIAAKEAEAAAKAEAAAAPVVENPVAEVK from the coding sequence ATGTTAGTTATTAGATTAGCCAGGATCGGCACCAAAAATAAGCCGAATTATCGAATTATCATCACTGAAAAAGGCCGGGACAATTACGGCAATGTTTTAGAAAATTTGGGCACTTATAACACTTCGACCAAAGCTTTGAAATTGGAAGAAGCCAAAGTTAAGGCTTGGATCTCCAAAGGCGCGCAATTATCCGCGACTTTGAATAATCTCTTTATTGATAAAGGAATTATTAAGGGTGAAAAAATGAAATCCCGCCGGATGAATACGGAAAAATTAGTGAAAGCGCGCGCTGACAAGGATGTCGCAGCTAAAAAGAAAATTGAAGACGATAAAGCTGCCGCCGAGGCTGCCAAGGCTGCTGAAATTGCCGCCAAGGAAGCTGAAGCCGCTGCTAAGGCCGAAGCCGCTGCCGCTCCGGTTGTTGAAAATCCAGTTGCCGAAGTAAAGTAA